The Streptomyces sp. NBC_00454 DNA segment CGCCATGTAGTCGCTGGCCGCGACGATCGCGGTGGCGCCCAGCGCCAGCAGCGGGCCGACGGCGGCCTGGCCGCCCTCCACCGTGTAGGACTGCCGTACCACCCAGCGCTCCGGGTTCTCGATGCCCCGCTTGGCCATGGACTCCACGAAGCCCCGTACCCGGCGGTCGGCGGGCTGGTTGCCCGCCGGTCCCGAGGCCATCCCGATCCTGCGGTGGCCGAGGCGGTGGAGGTGGTCCACGGCCAGTTCGGCGGCGAGCGCGTCGTCCGTGGAGAAGACCGGGGTGGGCACCCCGTCCGCGAACTCGCCGTTGATCCCCACGTAGGGGACCCGGCGCTGGCGCAGCAGTTCGTACGTCTCGGTGTCGGCGCCCTCGACGGTGTTGGACGCGGACAGGAAGACGACGGCCGCGACCCCCTTGTCGACGAGCGCGGAGATGAAGTCCCGCTCCTGCACTCCGCCCGGGAAGGCGGGGCACAGGACCGTCTTCAGTCCGTGCGGGGCGAGCGCCGACTCGATGCGCTCCGCCACGTCCGCGAAGAACGGGTTCGAGACGAACTCGGTGATGACCGCCACCAGTTGGCCCTGTGTCTGCCGCTCGTAGCCGACCTCGGCCATGGCCTGCTCGACCGCGTCCCGGGTCTTCTTCGACACGCCCTGGCGCCGGTTGATCACCCGGCTGACGGTGGCCTCGCTGACCTGGGCGCGGGCTGCGACCTCGGTGATCCCGACCTTCATCGCGGTCCTTCCGTGATCGTGAGCGATGCCAGACCGCCGCGCGGCACGGACAGCGAGCGTGCTCCCTCCGGCAGATACGTCGGCGGACCGTCCATGATACGGCCGTCCGGCCCGTGGACCACTCCCCGGACGGCGCCCCCGCCGCCCCGCACCTCGACCATCACCCGGTCCCGGTCGGAGCCGTTGACCAGGTGGAAGTGCCGGTGGGCGGAGAAGTCCAGCGGGACGACCCGGTCGCCGTGCACGCTGATCAGGCAGTGCTCCCCGGCGCTCGCCCGCA contains these protein-coding regions:
- a CDS encoding LacI family DNA-binding transcriptional regulator, whose translation is MKVGITEVAARAQVSEATVSRVINRRQGVSKKTRDAVEQAMAEVGYERQTQGQLVAVITEFVSNPFFADVAERIESALAPHGLKTVLCPAFPGGVQERDFISALVDKGVAAVVFLSASNTVEGADTETYELLRQRRVPYVGINGEFADGVPTPVFSTDDALAAELAVDHLHRLGHRRIGMASGPAGNQPADRRVRGFVESMAKRGIENPERWVVRQSYTVEGGQAAVGPLLALGATAIVAASDYMALGAIRGVRRHGRSVPGDVSVVGYDGSAITEFTDPPLTTVRQPADRLALEVGRSVLALVSNRDVPTGELLFDPELVIRATTGPAPEEPGAGA